In Portunus trituberculatus isolate SZX2019 chromosome 36, ASM1759143v1, whole genome shotgun sequence, one DNA window encodes the following:
- the LOC123513424 gene encoding uncharacterized protein K02A2.6-like has protein sequence MPHFGHLGEFSEANRAAWGEYCERLEQYFLANKIEDADVQRAVFLSSVGEATYGTLRSLCSPRKPKDIVLQELLETLQNHYDPKPSSIVARFRFNSCRKSGTESVRDYVARLRMLSGNCQYGAMLNEMIRDRLVCGVDDEAIQSRLLAEADLTLDKAVNLAVALETAACNTHELKQFSAPLLTTEQPPAVSWVGQSETPRPRNRVKHYSDRPKQFSKCFRCLSDRHSNVNCPFKLRRCFECNKVGHTRAAHKAGTVSVVEGSGTTAVAEPSHDAGTDGETDEVYSLFNVTQAGAGSEFHPPLLLAVKLQGRDTHMEVDTGASCSVMGETLFRELCGQHFPLGVSDRVFRTYTGEKIKVLGVADVDVACQGKVTRKLPLVIVRGHGKGLIGRNWLKETKMNWTALLCGETLQITEKGEDYSNVFNEELGCFIGGKAHLFIDKDVRPRFFKARPIPLSLQDKVDKELTRLENEGVIESVKFSEWAAPLVVVPKPSGDVRLCGDFKLTVNKAAALEQYPLPRVEELFASLSGCCVFSKLDMSHAYNQIELDKESQKYVVVNTPRGLKRYKRLAFGIHSAVAIFQKILSTLLAGLPQVTVFLDDVVVGGKNQEEHDTLLKEVLRRMCHAGLRLNKKKCQLRLSQVTYLGHNISERGIEPTDEKTKAILDAPPPEDKKSLRAWLGLLNYYSKFLDNIATILSPLYLLLRDRQPWVWGKEQEEAFLKAKEVILSPPCLAHFNVKLDTVLACDASPYGVGCVLSQVDEKGLERPVAFYSRTLHEAERRYSQTDREGLSIVTGVKKFHYYLYGRPFTIKTDHKPLLGLFGEEKLIPSVASPRVLRWALLMAAYKYKLLYSPARLHSHCDALSRLPLAAMPRTVPIPAEMLHMMELMASGPVSQVQVREWTHRDPVLSSVLRFVRDGWPRDLSGYPPDIATYKNRECELSVQDGCLFWGSRIVIPPQGRDDVLKELHEGHFGASKMKSRARAYFWWPGLDHAVESMVGNCRVCQEQRPKDPPSDLRPWGWPQRPWSRLHLDYCGPVEGQLWLLLVDAHSLALTA, from the exons ATGCCGCACTTTGGGCACCTGGGCGAGTTCTCCGAAGCCAACAGGGCGGCGTGGGGCGAGTATTGTGAGCGGCTGGAGCAGTACTTTCTGGCTAACAAGATCGAGGACGCCGACGTTCAGAGAGCTGTGTTCTTGTCTTCTGTCGGGGAGGCTACGTACGGCACTTTACGTTCTCTGTGTAGTCCTCGTAAGCCTAAGGACATAGTGCTGCAAGAGTTGTTAGAGACGCTTCAGAACCACTACGACCCGAAGCCTTCTAGTATTGTGGCGCGTTTCCGGTTCAACAGTTGTAGAAAATCTGGGACGGAGTCAGTGAGGGATTATGTTGCAAGGCTTCGAATGTTATCTGGCAACTGTCAGTACGGTGCCATGTTAAACGAAATGATTCGTGACCGTCtcgtgtgtggtgtggatgatgaAGCCATTCAGAGCAGATTACTGGCTGAGGCAGACTTGACTCTCGACAAGGCAGTGAATCTTGCGGTGGCCTTGGAAACTGCTGCGTGTAATACTCATGAACTGAAGCAGTTTAGTGCGCCACTTCTGACTACTGAGCAGCCACCAGCGGTGAGCTGGGTGGGGCAAAGCGAAACGCCTCGACCGAGGAATAGAGTGAAACATTACAGTGACCGGCCGAAACAGTTCTCGAAGTGCTTCAGATGCCTAAGTGACAGACACAGCAACGTAAATTGTCCATTTAAACTTCGGCGGTGCTTCGAATGTAACAAAGTGGGTCATACTAGAGCGGCACATAAGGCCGGTACAGTGTCTGTTGTAGAGGGTTCTGGAACAACCGCGGTGGCCGAGCCTTCCCATGACGCTGGAACTGATGGTGAAACAGATGAGGTGTACAGCTTGTTTAACGTCACTCAGGCTGGTGCTGGGTCGGAGTTTCACCCACCTCTACTATTGGCCGTGAAGCTTCAGGGACGGGACACTCACATGGAGGTTGACACTGGAGCTTCATGTTCTGTTATGGGCGAAACACTCTTCCGTGAACTTTGTGGCCAGCATTTTCCTCTTGGAGTTTCGGATCGTGTGTTTCGAACCTACACAGGAGAGAAGATCAAGGTACTCGGAGTGGCTGATGTGGACGTCGCTTGCCAGGGTAAGGTGACTAGGAAATTACCGCTAGTTATCGTTAGAGGCCATGGAAAAGGCTTAATTGGTCGAAATTGGCTGAAGGAAACCAAGATGAATTGGACCGCCTTGTTGTGTGGTGAAACTCTACAAATTACTGAGAAAGGCGAGGACTACAGTAATGTGTTTAATGAAGAACTTGGATGCTTCATTGGTGGGAAGGCCCATTTATTCATCGACAAGGATGTAAGGCCACGCTTCTTCAAGGCTCGTCCGATACCGCTCTCACTCCAAGACAAAGTGGACAAGGAACTAACTCGGTTGGAAAACGAGGGTGTTATAGAATCTGTGAAGTTTAGTGAGTGGGCAGCCCCTCTTGTTGTTGTCCCTAAGCCCTCAGGGGACGTGCGATTATGTGGTGATTTCAAACTGACCGTAAACAAGGCTGCTGCGTTGGAACAGTATCCGCTTCCTCGAGTGGAAGAATTATTCGCTTCACTCTCGGGATGTTGTGTCTTTAGTAAATTAGACATGAGCCATGCTTACAACCAGATAGAATTAGACAAAGAATCCCAGAAGTATGTCGTTGTTAATACTCCCAGAGGTCTGAAAAGGTATAAAAGATTAGCTTTTGGTATCCATTCTGCAGTAGCTATCTTCCAAAAAATATTGTCAACCTTGCTTGCTGGATTGCCTCAGGTAACAGTGTTCCTGGAtgacgtggtggtgggaggTAAAAATCAAGAAGAGCACGATACTTTACTGAAAGAGGTTCTTCGACGGATGTGCCATGCTGGTCTGCGcctaaataagaagaaatgccAACTTCGACTGTCTCAAGTTACTTATTTGGGACACAACATAAGTGAGCGTGGTATAGAACCAACTGATGAGAAGACCAAGGCGATATTGGATGCTCCGCCACCTGAGGATAAGAAGTCCCTGAGGGCTTGGCTGGGCCTTTTAAACTATTACAGTAAGTTTTTGGATAATATTGCAACCATTCTCTCACCTTTGTACCTTCTCCTTCGGGATAGACAGCCTTGGGTCTGGggtaaagagcaggaggaggcttTCTTAAAGGCAAAGGAAGTAATACTGTCTCCTCCTTGTCTGGCACATTTTAATGTCAAATTGGATACTGTACTAGCCTGTGATGCCAGCCCTTATGGTGTTGGCTGTGTTCTTTCCCAGGTTGACGAGAAAGGACTAGAACGACCTGTTGCATTTTATTCCCGGACTCTACACGAAGCGGAACGGCGCTATTCCCAGACAGACCGGGAAGGCCTGAGTATTGTTACTGGAGTTAAGAAGTTCCATTACTATCTGTATGGCCGACCATTCACTATTAAAACTGACCACAAGCCCTTGCTTGGACTTTTTGGTGAAGAGAAACTTATTCCGTCGGTGGCCTCTCCTAGAGTGCTTCGTTGGGCTCTGTTGATGGCTGCTTACAAATACAAACTGTTGTACTCTCCCGCCAGATTACATAGCCATTGTGATGCACTGAGTCGTTTACCACTTGCAGCTATGCCCCGAACGGTGCCAATTCCTGCTGAGATGCTGCACATGATGGAACTGATGGCTTCGGGACCTGTTTCTCAAGTTCAGGTCCGGGAGTGGACTCATCGAGATCCTGTGCTGTCTTCTGTGCTGAGGTTTGTGCGTGACGGTTGGCCTCGGGATCTTTCTGGCTATCCACCTGACATCGCTACCTACAAGAACAGGGAGTGTGAGTTAAGTGTGCAAGATGGATGTTTGTTTTGGGGAAGCAGGATAGTAATTCCTCCGCAGGGCAGAGATGACGTCTTAAAGGAGCTACATGAAGGACATTTTGGAGCATCGAAGATGAAAAGCAGAGCCAGGGCTTATTTTTGGTGGCCGGGGCTGGATCATGCCGTGGAGAGTATGGTCGGGAACTGCAGAGTTTGCCAGGAGCAGAGACCAAAGGATCCACCTAGTGACCTTCGGCCTTGGGGTTGGCCCCAACGTCCTTGGAGTCGCCTGCATTTAGACTACTGTGGGCCTGTGGAAGGACAGTTGTGGCTGCTTTTAGTGGATGCGCACA GTCTAGCCCTCACAGCGTGA